A section of the Apostichopus japonicus isolate 1M-3 chromosome 1, ASM3797524v1, whole genome shotgun sequence genome encodes:
- the LOC139972031 gene encoding uncharacterized protein translates to MAKSIGVIMDKHASMEDHITSVCRSAQYHLYNIGRIRKYLTREATEQLIHAFITSKLDYCNALFCGLPVKQIKRLQRLQNIAARIVTLTRTSNHITPILHELHWLPVSQRIRFKVLLLVFKCQNNMAPPYLQDLIRLYQPTRALRSAGHSRLEVPITKTNSYGNRAFCVAGPRLWNELPAELKTVPTLTTFKSKLKTFLFRQHYCNF, encoded by the coding sequence ATGGCAAAGAGCATCGGTGTCATAATGGACAAACATGCCTCTATGGAAGACCATATAACATCTGTGTGTCGGTCTGCTCAGTACCATCTCTACAACATCGGAAGAATACGAAAATACCTCACCAGAGAAGCCACAGAGCAGTTAATCCATGCTTTCATAACATCTAAACTGGATTACTGCAATGCACTTTTCTGTGGACTACcagttaaacaaataaaacgacTGCAAAGGCTCCAAAACATAGCAGCAAGGATCGTTACACTAACAAGAACATCTAATCATATTACCCCAATATTGCATGAACTTCATTGGCTGCCAGTATCACAGCGGATTAGGTTCAAAGTCCTTCTTCTTGTGTTCAAGTGCCAGAACAACATGGCACCTCCATACCTGCAAGATCTGATCCGTCTTTATCAGCCAACAAGAGCCCTACGTTCTGCTGGTCATAGTCGTCTGGAGGTTCCGATCACCAAAACAAACAGCTATGGGAACAGAGCTTTTTGCGTGGCTGGGCCACGCCTCTGGAATGAGCTGCCAGCTGAACTGAAAACTGTTCCTACTCTCACGACCTTTAAATCAAAGCTGAAAACTTTCCTTTTTAGACAGCATTACTGCAATTTTTAA